Part of the Streptomyces sp. HSG2 genome, GCGCGGTCCAGCTCGACACCATCTCCGTCCTGGCCCGCTCCCACGAACTGGTGCCGTACGCCCGACTCGGCGCGCTGCCCCGCGCGACCGTCGAGGACGCCTACTGGAGCGGCGCCCACGCCTTCGAGTACTGGTCGCACGCGGCGTGTGTGCTGCCGATCGAGGAGTGGCCCCACTTCGCCTTCCGCCGACGCGCCTACCGCGCCCACGCCCACTGGCACCACGAGCTGCCGGACGGTCTGTACGACCAGGTCGTCACCCGACTCCGGGAGGAGGGCCCGCTGACGGCCACGGAGCTGGGCGGAGCCAAGCGGACCGGCGAGTGGTGGGACTGGTCCGGCGCCAAGGTCGCGGCGGAGCGCGCCCTCGCCCACGGGGAGGTGGTCTGCGTCGGTCGGCGAGGCTGGAAGCGGGTGTACGACCTCGCCGAGCGCGCGATCCCCGCCGAGTCGCTCGGCGAGGAGCCGGACGACGCCGAGTGCCTCCGGCGCCTGGTCCGGCTCGCCGGCGCGTCGCTGGGCGTGGGGACGCGTGCCGACATCGCCGACTACCACCGACTCAAGGGCGCGCAGGTCGACGCGGTCGTCGCGGACTCCGGGCTGGTGCCGGTGTCGGTGGCCGGATGGCCCCATCCCGCCTGGGCGGACCCCGAGGCGCTGCGGACGCCACCACGCGGACGGCACCGCACGACGCTGCTGTCCCCGTTCGACTCCCTGGTCTGGGACCGGCCGCGCACCGAGCGGATCTTCGGGTTCAGCCACCGACTGGAGGCGTACGTACCCCGACACAAGCGGGTGCACGGGTATTTCGCGATGCCGGTCCTGGCCGGTGGCCGGCTGGTGGGGCGGGTCGATCCGGCACGCGAGGGGAGCACCCTGGTGGCGCGCCAGGTCACGACGGAGGGACCGCGGGCGGCGCCGGCGGTGGCACGGGCCTTGGTCGAGGCGGCGAGCTGGGTGGGGTGCGCGAGCGTTCGGGTCGAGCGGGTGGACGACCCCGGGACGCGCCGGGCGCTGGTCGCCGAGGTCGCGCGGGCGGGGGGCTGAGCGGCCGGGTCAGCCGATCTCCAGGATCTTCTCGCGCATGGCGTAGACCACGGCCTCCATCCGCGAGTGCAGTTGAAGCTTCTCCAGGATGTTGCGCACGTGGTTCTTGACGGTGTTCTCGGAGATGAACAGCTCCTTGGCGATGTCCCGGTTGTTCATCCCCGTGGCGACCAGTTTGAGGACCTCCAGTTCGCGGTCGGTGAGCCGGGGTGCCGGGACGAGCCGCCGGTCGTCGGTGCGTTGGATCATCGATTTGAACTCGTTCAGGAGTTTGGAAGCCATCGAGGGGCTGATCTGCGACTGCCCGTCCGCCACCGCGCGGATGGCGGCGGACACCTCGTCCGTGGAGATCTCCTTCAGGAGGTAGCCCGTCGCGCCCGCCTTGATCGCGTCGTAGAGGTCGGCCTCCTCGTCGCTGATCGTCAGCATGATGATCTTCGCGCTGGGGGCCACCTCCTTCAGGGAGGTGCATGCCTCGATGCCCCCGCGCCTGGGCATCCGGACATCCATCAACACGATGTCGGGCAGCAGGTCGGCCGCCTTCTCCACGGCCTCGGCGCCGTCTCCGGCCTCCCCGACGACCTCGATGTCCTCCTCGGCCTCCAGCACGATCTCCAGGCCTCGGCGGAACAACACGTGATCGTCCACCACCAGGACCCTGATCGGCTCCCTCCGCTGAGAGCCCCCGCCCGACCCCCTGCCGACACCATGGTCGCCGGCGGCCTCGTCCCGCATCGGTCCGAAGCTGTCCGCCATCGTTCCTCCCCTGACGGCTGTGGCCTGCGCTCCTGAGCCATCGCCAACCCAAGGCGGCGACCCACCCGTTGGGCCGTTCCGGCCATGATTCCATGCCCGGGCGACCTCGGTGCGCCGGAGCGGAACGCCAGGGAGATCCGGTGTCGTCACACGGCGGTGCCCCCGGAACACCCGCGCGGGTGTTGCGGGGGCACCGCTCCGTCCGGCCCGCCGAGGTCAGCCGCCGAGCGGACCGCCGGCTTCCGTCGGGTGCGCTCCGGCGACCATGGTGTCCGTCTGGAGGTGGATCACCCCGTAGTCGTAGGCGTGTCGCCGGTAGACCACGCTCGGCTCCTTGGACTCCGAGTCGATGAAGAGGTAGAAGTCGTGGCCGACCAGCTCCATCTCGTAAAGCGCCTGGTCGAGCGTCATCGGCGCGGCGGCATGGACCTTCTCCCGCACCACCAGCGGCCCCTCGCCCCGGATCTCCAGCGAGCCGACCCTCTTGACCGGGATCTCGGGCTCCTGCTCCGTGACCAGGTCGCCGGTGCCGTTGAGGGTGGCGGCATCGGGGACGTGCTGGGGCACCTCGGCGGCGGAGATGCGGCGCGCGCCACGCCGGGAGAATCGCTTGTCGTGCTGCTTGCGCAGCCTGGCGTCGAGCTTCTCCGCGGCCAGGTCGAGGGCCGCGTAGGGGTCGCTCGCCGCGGCCTCGGCCCGGATCACCGGACCGCGGGAACGCAGTGTGATCTCCACGCGATCACTGCGGTCGGCCTGCCGGGGGTTGGGCTCCTTGGACACCTCGACATCGAGGCTGATCACCTTGCCGTCGAGCTTCTGGATCTTCTCCAGCTTCAGCTTGTCGGCCACGTGCTTCCGAAACCGCTCGGGTACTTCGGTCTTGCGGCCCTTGACGACGATGTCCACGCAGAACTCCGTTCCCGGATGGCCACGCGCTCGATGGCGCGGCTCATCCCCTTTCGCACCAGGTCCCGACGGTCCGGGACCTCGGACTCGGTGACGGGCACCTCCTCACCGAAGGCGCGACCTCCACCCCGGCGGGCGCGGGCGACGGCCGTGAACCGGCCGGCCGCGATCACGCTCCACATAAGGTGTGGCCTGCGGCTTTCCCTCACAACCGAAGATATCTCGCCCGGACGGATGCCGTCACTCCCTTCGGCGACTTACCTCCCATCGGGTGCCTTGTCCCTCTTGCCCCGTCCAACGAGACAAGATCCCTTCTGGTTCCCGCCCCGGTCGAAGGCGTCGGCGGAGGCGGCCACCACGGCCGCGCCGACGACGAGCGGACCGTCCTCCTCGCTCCACGCCCTCACCCGGGGCTCCGAGGCGCTCGCGGCCGGGGGTCCCACCACGCCTTCGAGGCGGTCGTCCCGGTCCTCTCCGGCTTCCCCCCTGGCCGCCGAATACACCGGCCGGCCGGCCCGTACACGACGCCACGACGCCCGCCCACCCGTCGGACACGACGGGCTCTCCCGGAGGGCGCGCGCCGCCTCCGCCAGCGACGACCCCGTCGTGATCAGATCGTCCACCAGCACCACCCGACCTCCCGAGCCCAGCGGGCCGCGGGCCGCCGCGGCCGGCGCCAGCGCGCCCGCCAGGTTCTCCCGGCGCCGGCGCGCGTCGAGCCCGACCTGGTCGGCGACCGGGCGTCGCTGGCGCAGCGCGGGGAGCACCCGGGCCGCCGTGCCCGTGCGACGCAGCTCGGCGGCGGCGGCCAGAGCGATCCGGTGCGTCGGATCGTGACCGCGAGCGCGCACGGCCGCGCGCGCCGAGGGCACCGGCACCAGCAGCACCGGGAGATCGGCGGCGGGCGGCCCGATCGGCGGCCGTCGGGGGTCCGAGGCGGGCGCGGGGCGTGGCTCGCGCAGCACGGCGAGGACAGCGCCCGCCAAGGCCACGCCCAGCGGTCGGGCCAGGGGCAGCGCGCCGCGCTCCTTGTGGGCCAGGAGCAGCGCCCGGACAGCGTCCGCATACGGGGCCGCGGCACACACCGGGGGCAGGCCCGGAGACTCGGGCAGGGGACGCACCCGGCGCGCGGCGGCCCCGCTCACAGCCGCGCGGCACTCCGGGCAGATCACCGCGCGAGGTCTGCCGCACCCCTCGCACTCGGCGGGCAGCATCAGGTCTGCGAGGTCACGCAACCATCCGGGCACGACCACAGCCTGCCCGGCCCCCGGGACCCGACGCCACCCCTGTGGACAACACCCGACCGGGCACACGGTCGGAGAGTGGCCGGGCCCGACTCACCCCGGGTAGACCGGTGCCGTTCCCGCCGTGACCTTCTGCCACTGCATGCCCGACGGCAGTCGCACGATGCCGTCCTCGGAGTACGCCACCAGAGGCAGCCCCTCGCCCTCCGTCGCGGCGATCTCCCGCACGCCGGTCAGCGCCGCCGGGACCGAGGTCTCCGGGGTGGACCCGTCGACCTGGACGTAGCCGATCTGTTGCACGCCCCCGCTTCCCCGACCGACGACCACCAGACGGCTGTCCCCGGCCCAGGACATCGCCGTCACCTCCTCCAGCTGGGGTGCGGCCGAGCGCAGTCCCACCACCGTGGGCGGGTCCTCGGGGTGCGCGGCGGGCTCGATCTGTCCGATGAGGAGGGAGCGGTCCTCTCCCTCGCCCACCACGAGCGCGACACGCACCCCGTCGGCCGCGACCCGCACCGCTCGCACCGGGTCCTCCAGCCCCGCGACCCGCACCTCCCGCGGCGCGCCGGTGCCCTCGCGCAGCAGCAGCAGGCGCGGCCGATCGGGGTCCTGATCGGCGATCCACAGGTCGCCGTGCGCGTCCCAACTGGGGGTGGTGAGCCGGTCCTCCTCCCGGGCGCCCCGGCTCACGAGCACCGGCTCACCGATCGAGGCACCGGATTCCAGGTCGCTCACGTAGAGCGAGCCGCCGTCCAGGCCCACTCCCGCCGCGACGTCCTCGTCTCGGGAGACCGCGACCGACCGCAGCGCGGTGCTCCCCTCTCCGAGCGCCCCGGGTACCGGGACGGGGTACGGCTTCGCGGTGGTCCCGCCGGCGGGGATCCGTACCACGCGGTGCTCGTCGTCCACCAGATACAGGTGGTGGGGCTGCCCCGCCGAGCCGCGGGCCGCCACGGTCTCGGCCCGGTCGCCGGTCAGCGAGCACAGCGACGTCCCCCCGGCCCGGAGCCGGACCTCCTCCACGGTCGGGGTGAGACCGCGCAGCGTGAACAGCGTCTGCGCGGCCATCTCGGCGCAGGTGTCGGCGTCGACCCCCGCCGCGCGATCGTCGAGCGTGACGGTCAGGCGACCCTCGTCGTCCGGCGTCAGGGAGGTCGTCCCGCGGGCCAGCGCCGTGCCGTCCGGGAAACCGGACCGCACGACGGAGGCCGGCAGGCCGCTGGGCCCCTCCAGCAGCGAGGTCACCACCTCGACCATGGGCTCCACACGGCGTCGAACGTACACCGGGTCGGCGACGGCGGCCGGTTCGGCGGACCGGGCCGTCGAACCGGCGCCGACGGGACGGTCGGCCGCCGACAGGTAGTACTTGTTCACGGAGAGGAAGTTCCGCTGGAAGTCGGCCCGGCCCAGGACGACGCCCTGCGGCAGGGCGTCGATGCGCCACTCCCCGCCCTCGCCGTCCCTGACGAGTCGCACCTTCTCCTCGTACGCCCCCTCGGCCGGCGAGTACGAGCGGGCCTCGTCCACCGTGGCCACGTGGGTGCCGGTCAGGGTCAGCGCGTACTCCGTGGTGTCCTCGCGGAGTACCGAGCGCCCCGAGGCGGTGCCCGGACCGTCCGCCAGCACGGTCGTGGACCACTCCGGCCGCCAGGTCTTCTCGGCCTCCGGGGTCAGGTACTCGCGCGCCGTCTCGTACCCGGGGTCGTCGCTGGTGAGCGCCTCCAGGAAGCCCTGCACGATCTGGGTGGGCGAGGCGCCCTCGGCGGGCGGCAGGGCGAACACCCGCACCTGCGCGTCCGGCCGCGGGACGGACGTGACGTCCCGGGGATCGCCGCTGTCGGGCATCGAGGCACACCCCGCCAACACGACGGCCCCGCAGGTCAAGGACGTCGTCACCCGCGTGAGTCGGCCCCGGCCGCTCCGCTCGCGGTCAGCGCCCACGCGTCGCCTCCTCCTGTCCGGCCGGTTTCCCGGACGTCGTGGCCGATCCCGAGACCGACGACGCCGAGGCCGACGACCTCGGCTCCGCCTCGCGCCCGGACGCGTCGGCGGACGGGGTCCGGGGGTCGCTCGTCCCCGACGCCGGCCGGGGCACCACCCGGGCGCCGCTGCCGGGCAGCGCCGTCGGATCGGCCACGGCGGCGACCGGACCCGACCTGGGCGGGATCGGGTCGCGGCGCCGCGCGGGCGGAGCCGCGACGGACCGCGCGGGCACCGCCGCGGCCGGGTCCTCCGCGACGCGCCGGGAGGCCTCGCCTTCCACCAGGTTGCGCCGCGAATCGGCGGGTTCCAGCGGAATCGGCGAACCGCGCAGCGGCTCGTCCGCGGTCCTGGGCAGCGTCAGCCGGAACTGGGACCCCCCGCCGGGTTCGCCCCAGGCCTGCAACCAGCCTCCGTGCAGCCGCGCGTCCTCCAAGGCGATCGACAGACCGAGGCCGGTCCCGCCGGTGGTGCGGGCCCGCGCCGGGTCGGCCCGCCAGAAGCGGCTGAACACCCGGGTCGCCTCGCCCGGCTTGAGCCCCACCCCGTAGTCCCGCACCGCGACCGCGACGGCGCCCCCGGCGGCGGCGAGCCGGACGACGACATCGCGGCCCCCACCGTGCTCGACGGCGTTGACGACAAGATTGCGCAGCACCCGTTCGACCCGGCGGGCGTCGGCCTCGGCGATGACGGGCCCGCCGTCTCCGACGACGCGGATCCGGCCACCCTTGCGCTCCGCGAGCGGCTCCGCCCCACCGACCACCCGTCGCACGACGTCGCGAAGGTCGATCGGCTCGGCCTCCAGCGCCGCCGCGCCCGCGTCGAAACGGCTGATCTCCAGCAGGTCGGCCAGCAACGACTCGAAGCGGTCGAGTTGGTCGCCCAGCAGCTCCGCGGAACGCGCCGTCACCGGGTCGAAGTCCTCGCGCGCCTCGTGGATCACGTCAGCGGCCATCCGAACGGTGGTCAGCGGGGTGCGCAGTTCGTGGGACACGTCCGAGACGAAGCGACGCTGCATCCGCGAGAGGTTCTCCAACTGGTTGATCTTCGACTGGAGATTCCGGGCCATCTTGTTGAACGCCTCGCCGAGCCGGGCGATGTCGTCCTCGCCACTGACCTTCATCCGTTCCTGCAACCGCCCCGCCGACAGCCGCTCGGCGATGCCGGCCGCCATGCGAACGGGCGTGACCACCTGGCGCACCACCAGCCAGGCGATGGCCCCGAGGAGGACGACGACGAACACCCCGGCCGTGGCCAGCGTGCCCTTGACCACCCCGAGCGACTTCTCCTCCTGGGTCAGCGGGAAAAGGTAGTACAGCTGGTAGGGGTCGCCGTTCGGGTCGTTGACCTGCTTGCCGATGACGAGGGCCGGCTGGGAATCGGAACCGGCCCCGTAGACCACGCGGGTGTAGCTCTGGGCCGTGGCGCCGTCGTCGATCCGCTCCCGGAGGGATTCCGGCACGCTGGCCGTGGGGTCGACCAGACCCGAGGCACGCGGCCCGCGCCCGGCACCGCCGTCGCCGCCCACCGGGAGCGTGACGACCTCGAAGGCGCCCTGACCGCCGCTGGAGAGCGAGCCCACCAGTTCGCTCATCCATTGGATGACGTTCTGCGGCGGCCGGCCGTCGGACGGGGCCCCACCCTCCTCGACGACGCTCGCCGCGGTCTCGGCCCGCTGCTTGGCGACCGCGAACCCTCCGGCGGCCTGACTCTGCGAGGCCTTGACCTTCGCGTCGAGCAGGCCGTTGCGGACCTGGCCGATGACGACGAAACCCAGGAGGAGCACCACGCCGAGCGACATGAGCAGGGTGGTGACGACGACTCTGAGCTGGATGTTGCGGCGCCACAGCCGCGTCACCGGGAGCAGCGGACGGCGCACCAGCCGCGCGAGCGCCCGCGCGACCGGGTTGCCGCGCAGCGCGGCGGCCCACAGGCCCCCGCGTCGCGTCCGGCCCCCGGGCGGCGGCTCGGCGACGGGCCGCTCGGCGTCGGCCCCGGAGCCGGCCGTCGCCGAGGCGGCGCTGTCCCGGGACATGTCAGCTCGGTCCGGCCTTGTAGCCGACGCCGCGGACGGTCACCACGATCTCCGGCCGCTCCGGGTCCTTCTCGACCTTGGAGCGCAGCCGCTGCACGTGCACGTTGACCAGCCGGGTGTCGGCCGCGTGCCGGTATCCCCAGACCTGCTCCAGCAGGACCTCACGGGTGAACACCTGCCAGGGCTTGCGGGCCAGCGCGACCAGCAGGTCGAACTCCAGCGGGGTCAGCGCGATCGACTCGCCGTCCCGCTTCACCGAGTGCCCGGCGACGTCGATGATCAGGTCACCGACGGTCAGCTGCTCCGGGACCGGCTCCTCCGACCGACGCAGCCGAGCCCTGATCCGGGCCACCAGCTCCTTCGGCTTGAACGGCTTGACCACGTAGTCGTCGGCACCGGACTCCAGGCCCACCACCACGTCGACGGTGTCGCTCTTCGCCGTGAGCATGACGATCGGAACGCCGGACTCCCCCCGGATCAGTCGGCAGACCTCGATCCCGTCCCGCCCCGGGAGCATCAGATCGAGCAGCACCAGATCCGGTTTGGTCTCGCGAAAGGCGGCCAGGGCCTTGTCACCGTCCGCCACGAAAGACGGCTCGAAACCCTCACCGCGCAGCACAATGCCGAGCATCTCGGCCAGTGCGGTGTCGTCGTCGACGACCAGGACTCGTCCCTTCATAAACGACATCATCCCATTCTCATAACGACGACGAAGGCGCAGGTGAGACACCTCACCCCCCTGTGACGATAGTCGTACGGGGCCGTCACTGTCTGCCCCCGCCCCGCCGGGAGCGACACGGCAGGCCCGCACACCCCCCGAGCCCTCCGACCGGCCGATCGCGCCGGCGCGCCGGCGCACCCCCCGAGCCGGCGTGCCGTACCCCCGGAACACCGGGTCACCGACGCTCCGAACCCGGCGACCGGGCGCACAGCGCGGCCAGCCCCGCACCCGTGACCGGCGACACCGATCCCGCCTCGGTCACGATCGCGGTCACCAGATCGGGCGGGGTGACGTCGAACGCCGGGTTGTACGCCCGCGTGCCCAACGGCGCCACCCGCACACCACCCCCCGGCCCGGCGGCACCGGCGCCGGGCACCGGGATCTCCGTCACCTCGTGCGCCGACCGCTGCTCTACCTCGACCGACGCCCCCTCCGAAGTGTCCGGGTCCACCGTCGTCAACGGAGCCACCACGACGAACGGCACCCCGTGGTGGTGCGCGAGCACGGCCAGCGGGTAACTGCCCACCTTGTTCGCCACCGACCCGTCGGCCGCGATCCGGTCCGCGCCGATCACCACCGCGTCGACCTCCCCCGCCGCGAAGAGCGAACCGGCCGCGTTGTCGGCGAGCAACGTGAAGGGCATGCCGTGGCGCGCCGCCTCGTACGCCGTCAACCGGGCACCCTGGAGCAGGGGGCGCGTCTCGTCCACCCACAGCCGGCTGAGCCGCCCGGCCCGGTGCGCGGCCAGCGCCACGGCGAAGGCCGTTCCCTCGCCGCCCGACACCAACGAGCCGGTGTTGCAGTGGGTGAGCAGCCGGTGCGCGCCGCCCGGCCGCCAGGTGTCCAGCAGTTCCAGCCCCCGGGCCGCCATACGGGCACTGGCCTCCGCGTCCTCCCGGTGCAGGGCTCGGGCGGCGTCCAGCGCCGCCCCGGCGGCCCGTCGGGACCCCGCACCCGCCGCGACGGCGCTCCGGTGGGCCGCCCGCGCCCGATCCACCCCCGCGGAGAGGTTGACGGCGGTGGGTCGGGCCGTCGCCAGCGCCTCGGCGGCCTCCTCGACGTCGAAACCCCGCGCCGCGGCGAGGGCGACGCCGTAGGCGCCCACCACCCCGAGGAGCGGCGCTCCGCGCACCGCGAGCGTGCGTATCGCCTCCACCAGCGCCGGCGCGTCCGTGAGGACGAGTTCGACCTCCTCCACCGGCAGTCCGCGCTGGTCCAGCAGGACCAGCACGGGCCCCCCGGGGGACTCCTCCCAGCGGACGACGGGAATCTCGGTGGCCGGCCCGCCGGCTCGCGTCTCCTCATCAGCCATACGCCCAGTCTGCCCCTCTTCGGGCCGGTGCAAGGACGGTCGGTGCCAGGACCGCGCCCGATCCGGCTGGCCGCGCGCATGACACGATGGCTGCCGATCCCGCCCCCGCGACCGCGGAAACGGCCACCGAAGGAGCGACGATGAACGACACACCGGGCTGGGCCTCGCCGGGGTCCGCCCCGTCCGACGGCGAACAGCCCGGCACCTCCGCCCCGGCGGACCGGCCCGCACCCCCCGGCGACCGGCCCGCGGGCGCACCCCCGCCACCCCCGACCACGTGGTCCCAGGGGCAGCCACCGGGCGGCGGATGGTCACTGCCGACGGGCCCGGGTCCCCACCCGCCCCCCGGTCGGGGAGCGACGGGGCACGCCTCGTGGGGCGGGCCACCACCCGCGCCGAAGCCCGGGGTGATCCCGCTCCGCCCGCTCGGCGTCGGCGAGATCCTCGACGGCGCGGTGTCCACCATGCGCTCCCACTGGCGCCCGGTCCTGGGCATCTCCCTCACGATCGCCGTCGTCACGCAGGTGATCGTGACACTCGTCCAAGGGGCCCTCCTGGACACGGGTCTCGCCACGCTCGGCGACCCCACGGCCCCCCTCGACGACGCCGCTTCCCTCACGACCGTGTTCGGCGCCGGCCTCGTGTACATGATCACGCTGATCGGCGTGGTCGTCGCCACCGCCCTCCTGACCACAGTCACCGGCAAGGCCGTGCTGGGCCGGAACATCACGGCGGCCGAGGCCTGGCGGGACGCGCGGCCCCGGCTGCCCGCCCTCTTCGGCCTGATCCTGCTGATCCTCCTCATCGTCACCGTCCTGCCGGGCGTCGGCGCCCTGCCCGGCTTGCTGGCCGCCGCCGCAGGCGGCGGAGCGGCGGTGACGGGGCCTCTGCTCGTCCTCGGGGTCCTGGGCGCCGGCGTCGTGACGGTCTGGATCGGAGTCGGCTTCGTCCTCGCCCCGCCCGCGCTCATGCTGGAGAAGCAGGGCCTGGTGAAGGCCCTGCGCCGCTCCCGCGGACTCGTCCGCGGTTCCTGGTGGCGGATCTTCGGGATCTGGCTGCTCGCCATGGTCATCGCCAACGTCGTCGCGGCGATCGTGGCCATGCCCTTCTCCGCTCTGGCCCTCGTCTTCGGCACCGACGCCGGGGCGCTGCTCGCCGGTGACGACGGGTTCGGCTGGACCTTCCTCGTCCTCGGCGGCATCGGTTCGGTGCTCGGGTCCCTGATCACGCTCCCGCTCTGGGCCGGCGTCACCGCGCTGCTCTACATCGACCAGCGCATCCGTCGCGAGGCCCTCGACCTGGACCTGCTCCGAGCCGCCGGCACGGCGGACGGCACCCGGCCCGACGGCGTCCCGGGAAGTTGACGACGTGCGCCCACCGGGGGGAGTGCCCACCGAGCGGGTACGCGGCGTCGTGACCGGGCCGATCACGCCGTCCGACACCGGACCGCCGCTGACCGTCCCGCGCGATCCCGCCCGCGAGGCCGCCCGTCGCGAACTGACCAAGGGCGTCTACCACGAGCACGAGCCGAGTTGGGCGCGGCGTGCGTGGGACTCCCTCGTGGAGTGGCTGGCCGACCTGCTCGGACAGGCGTCCACCGCCACCCCGGGTGGGGGCGTCGGCCTGGCCGTCGTGATCGCCGCCGCCCTGGCCGTACTCGCCGCCCTGTGGTGGCGGTTCGGCACCCCGCGCCGCTCCTCCTCCACAACCCCCGGCCTCCACGAGGACCGCCCGCGCGGCGCCGCCGACCACCGCGCGCTCGCCGAGAGCCACGCCGCCGCCGGCCGATGGAACGAGGCACTACAGGAACGCGTGCGCGCCCTCGTCCGCTCGCTGGAGGAACGGGCGCTCATCGACCTCCGCCCCGGCCGCACCGCCGACGAGGCCGCGACGGAGGCGGCCCGCTCCCTGCCCGGCCACGCCGACGGCCTGCGGGCCGCGGCCCGCGACTTCGACGACGTCACCTACGGGGGCCGCGCGGCGTCCGAACCCGCCTACCGGCGCGTCGCCGACCTCGACCGCACCGTCGAACGGACCCCCGCGGTGCCGCCGCGCGCCGCCGACCGCGCCGACCGCGCCGACCGATCGGAAGGTGTCGGGTGAGCGCGCCGAACCCGCGGACCCGGCCCCGGTGGCGGCGGGCCCTCGCCCTCGC contains:
- a CDS encoding ComF family protein gives rise to the protein MPGWLRDLADLMLPAECEGCGRPRAVICPECRAAVSGAAARRVRPLPESPGLPPVCAAAPYADAVRALLLAHKERGALPLARPLGVALAGAVLAVLREPRPAPASDPRRPPIGPPAADLPVLLVPVPSARAAVRARGHDPTHRIALAAAAELRRTGTAARVLPALRQRRPVADQVGLDARRRRENLAGALAPAAAARGPLGSGGRVVLVDDLITTGSSLAEAARALRESPSCPTGGRASWRRVRAGRPVYSAARGEAGEDRDDRLEGVVGPPAASASEPRVRAWSEEDGPLVVGAAVVAASADAFDRGGNQKGSCLVGRGKRDKAPDGR
- the mtrA gene encoding two-component system response regulator MtrA, which encodes MMSFMKGRVLVVDDDTALAEMLGIVLRGEGFEPSFVADGDKALAAFRETKPDLVLLDLMLPGRDGIEVCRLIRGESGVPIVMLTAKSDTVDVVVGLESGADDYVVKPFKPKELVARIRARLRRSEEPVPEQLTVGDLIIDVAGHSVKRDGESIALTPLEFDLLVALARKPWQVFTREVLLEQVWGYRHAADTRLVNVHVQRLRSKVEKDPERPEIVVTVRGVGYKAGPS
- the mtnA gene encoding S-methyl-5-thioribose-1-phosphate isomerase produces the protein MADEETRAGGPATEIPVVRWEESPGGPVLVLLDQRGLPVEEVELVLTDAPALVEAIRTLAVRGAPLLGVVGAYGVALAAARGFDVEEAAEALATARPTAVNLSAGVDRARAAHRSAVAAGAGSRRAAGAALDAARALHREDAEASARMAARGLELLDTWRPGGAHRLLTHCNTGSLVSGGEGTAFAVALAAHRAGRLSRLWVDETRPLLQGARLTAYEAARHGMPFTLLADNAAGSLFAAGEVDAVVIGADRIAADGSVANKVGSYPLAVLAHHHGVPFVVVAPLTTVDPDTSEGASVEVEQRSAHEVTEIPVPGAGAAGPGGGVRVAPLGTRAYNPAFDVTPPDLVTAIVTEAGSVSPVTGAGLAALCARSPGSERR
- a CDS encoding LpqB family beta-propeller domain-containing protein: MPDSGDPRDVTSVPRPDAQVRVFALPPAEGASPTQIVQGFLEALTSDDPGYETAREYLTPEAEKTWRPEWSTTVLADGPGTASGRSVLREDTTEYALTLTGTHVATVDEARSYSPAEGAYEEKVRLVRDGEGGEWRIDALPQGVVLGRADFQRNFLSVNKYYLSAADRPVGAGSTARSAEPAAVADPVYVRRRVEPMVEVVTSLLEGPSGLPASVVRSGFPDGTALARGTTSLTPDDEGRLTVTLDDRAAGVDADTCAEMAAQTLFTLRGLTPTVEEVRLRAGGTSLCSLTGDRAETVAARGSAGQPHHLYLVDDEHRVVRIPAGGTTAKPYPVPVPGALGEGSTALRSVAVSRDEDVAAGVGLDGGSLYVSDLESGASIGEPVLVSRGAREEDRLTTPSWDAHGDLWIADQDPDRPRLLLLREGTGAPREVRVAGLEDPVRAVRVAADGVRVALVVGEGEDRSLLIGQIEPAAHPEDPPTVVGLRSAAPQLEEVTAMSWAGDSRLVVVGRGSGGVQQIGYVQVDGSTPETSVPAALTGVREIAATEGEGLPLVAYSEDGIVRLPSGMQWQKVTAGTAPVYPG
- the mtrB gene encoding MtrAB system histidine kinase MtrB produces the protein MSRDSAASATAGSGADAERPVAEPPPGGRTRRGGLWAAALRGNPVARALARLVRRPLLPVTRLWRRNIQLRVVVTTLLMSLGVVLLLGFVVIGQVRNGLLDAKVKASQSQAAGGFAVAKQRAETAASVVEEGGAPSDGRPPQNVIQWMSELVGSLSSGGQGAFEVVTLPVGGDGGAGRGPRASGLVDPTASVPESLRERIDDGATAQSYTRVVYGAGSDSQPALVIGKQVNDPNGDPYQLYYLFPLTQEEKSLGVVKGTLATAGVFVVVLLGAIAWLVVRQVVTPVRMAAGIAERLSAGRLQERMKVSGEDDIARLGEAFNKMARNLQSKINQLENLSRMQRRFVSDVSHELRTPLTTVRMAADVIHEAREDFDPVTARSAELLGDQLDRFESLLADLLEISRFDAGAAALEAEPIDLRDVVRRVVGGAEPLAERKGGRIRVVGDGGPVIAEADARRVERVLRNLVVNAVEHGGGRDVVVRLAAAGGAVAVAVRDYGVGLKPGEATRVFSRFWRADPARARTTGGTGLGLSIALEDARLHGGWLQAWGEPGGGSQFRLTLPRTADEPLRGSPIPLEPADSRRNLVEGEASRRVAEDPAAAVPARSVAAPPARRRDPIPPRSGPVAAVADPTALPGSGARVVPRPASGTSDPRTPSADASGREAEPRSSASASSVSGSATTSGKPAGQEEATRGR
- the raiA gene encoding ribosome-associated translation inhibitor RaiA; amino-acid sequence: MDIVVKGRKTEVPERFRKHVADKLKLEKIQKLDGKVISLDVEVSKEPNPRQADRSDRVEITLRSRGPVIRAEAAASDPYAALDLAAEKLDARLRKQHDKRFSRRGARRISAAEVPQHVPDAATLNGTGDLVTEQEPEIPVKRVGSLEIRGEGPLVVREKVHAAAPMTLDQALYEMELVGHDFYLFIDSESKEPSVVYRRHAYDYGVIHLQTDTMVAGAHPTEAGGPLGG
- a CDS encoding response regulator transcription factor yields the protein MADSFGPMRDEAAGDHGVGRGSGGGSQRREPIRVLVVDDHVLFRRGLEIVLEAEEDIEVVGEAGDGAEAVEKAADLLPDIVLMDVRMPRRGGIEACTSLKEVAPSAKIIMLTISDEEADLYDAIKAGATGYLLKEISTDEVSAAIRAVADGQSQISPSMASKLLNEFKSMIQRTDDRRLVPAPRLTDRELEVLKLVATGMNNRDIAKELFISENTVKNHVRNILEKLQLHSRMEAVVYAMREKILEIG
- a CDS encoding crosslink repair DNA glycosylase YcaQ family protein, with protein sequence MTHLPPPALELSADEARRIALRAQGLLGAPDRRGGVRGVLRRLGAVQLDTISVLARSHELVPYARLGALPRATVEDAYWSGAHAFEYWSHAACVLPIEEWPHFAFRRRAYRAHAHWHHELPDGLYDQVVTRLREEGPLTATELGGAKRTGEWWDWSGAKVAAERALAHGEVVCVGRRGWKRVYDLAERAIPAESLGEEPDDAECLRRLVRLAGASLGVGTRADIADYHRLKGAQVDAVVADSGLVPVSVAGWPHPAWADPEALRTPPRGRHRTTLLSPFDSLVWDRPRTERIFGFSHRLEAYVPRHKRVHGYFAMPVLAGGRLVGRVDPAREGSTLVARQVTTEGPRAAPAVARALVEAASWVGCASVRVERVDDPGTRRALVAEVARAGG